The nucleotide sequence GAGAAGATTCCGTGGGTCAGGATGGCATACACTTTAGTGGCACCAGCCGACACCAACCTAAGAATCGATTTTGCACTGGATTTAGCACAGTACTCACCAGCTACAGGTCAAGTGAGTACATTTCAGGATCTATGACACACAGCAAACTCAAACACATGGAAAAGTTCAGACACTAAGGACTATGTCATATAATCCTAAAACCATTACATCATCATGCAGTGAGTCCCACTTCCCCATTGACATCCATCAGTCAACTACTTCAACTAGCCAACTCTACCAACTGTACCAACCAGAATTCTCTCTTCCACCTCTTCCCCTGTTTACCCTATATTCATCtatccccctacccccaccccccaaaaacatCCTCTCTACTTTCCCACCCACATGTTAATTTAGTGACAATGTTCACCTACTCTCAGGGAGCAATCACCTGACCATTGCACTTCTCATTAATCACTACTTGATTTACAAATCTCTTCTTTGTTTACACTAATtctaagttgctctggataagagtgtcagcTATGTACCTAAAATGTCAAGTAAAAAACCATAAAATgctatttatatacagtatgtgtatacactatatggccaaaagtatgtggacatgtGACATCCAACATCTAAGGTGCATGTAAGTGGAGCACTCAGAAGCAGGGGCTTACTTGTCGGCAGCATGGCAGATGGTGCCACAAGTATCAGCCATGTCATCAACCAAGATGGCAACCCGGTCTTTTACATCCCCCACCAGGACCATGCGGTCAACCTCATTGGCCTTCTTCCTTTCCTTGTGGATGAGGGCAAAGTCGACATTGAGTCTGTCCGCAATGGAGGTGACTCTGCCAGGGTAAGGAAAAAGCTGTAGTCCGGATACATTTGAGaaacagctcagcacagcagGAGTATGCACATATTTACATCTTTATTTCTTAACTGAAGGGTAAAAAAACCTTGTTCTTTTTggatcattttaattattttaccaaCAGAATACACTGTATATGAAGTTAATCAATTGAATCCCTTGTATTTGTAAATAATCTCACTTTTCAGTGCCTTTGATGCAGGCCTCAGccaaagctaaataaataagctATTTTTACATTGGACCTCTGAGACCATCTGGCATTCTGTGCACTGTGACTTTACATTCCCACCCAATGGAAGTACTTTTAAGAATGAAATAAACTCATTTTACCATTGTTATAACCTGGTCTAGGGTTGGATCGTAAAAGGATGAAATGATCAGGCAAATAAGTGGGGAATGGGTAAGGGAAATGTACTGCAAACCGACTAGTAACTCCAgtccctatctgcctatccaaaTATAACTAAAAACTGGCTAGTCCTTTGAAGGGTACTGGGCATGGGGCGGCTTTGGACGCTGAGTTTTGAATAATTAGTTGGTAGTCTAAAACTAAAAGTCAGAATAGTGCACCCCCAATGGAGAGTTAAAACTCCACCCAGAGTACcctcagaaataataaaaaacaacaacacaaaatacCAAAGATGTGTCCCGATGGAAGGATTGGTAGTCCAGCAGGGAGAACAAACTAACCAGAGTCACTACACGACGAGCAGAATGAAAGTTGAGGTTGAGAACGAGTGAATGGTCAAACACAAactccaatcagcaaacaaagcaaagggGCTATGTGAGAATCGAAGTCGAATATGAGAGCGAAAGGTCAGACACACAAAATCACGGGGCAAACAAACGATAAGGGCTAAGGCAAGAGCCAGAGTCGAAGGAAAGGAGTCAGAAGTCACAAACGAGATCTAATtggcaaacaaaccagaagggctagaCAGGAATTGGAATCAAACAAAATTAGGGTCAAATACACAAAGTCAAACTAAGTGATTACTGTCCACAACACACCAAGCACAAGTTTGAAAAGCTAGTCTACACTGGTAAGAGGCAAATTCAGCTTTTTCAGACAAAGTAGCTGGAGAAGGAAATAGCTAATTGGACGACGAACCAGAAAGACGAAACATGCAACAAAGacaaatgtaagaaaaactTATAACAGAGGTTGTAACAACTGTAAAGCTTTCAGAGGTTTAGGGTAAAGGATCGTAGGAATCTTTTATTATAATGATTGTGGCTAATAATTACAGGCTCATTATCATAAGAAGCTCTAACACTTTTGATTCCAAAAATTTGATAGTGGTTTTCTTATGGTCGATTACATTGTCACTGTTACGGGGGTGGACAAATTCTGCACTGACAATACAGCCCAATCAATTAATCTTGATTGCTGGCAATCAACACTGGTGCAGTCTAATAGAGGGCTCACCTCTTGGCACCACCAGCGTCTGGAGATACGATGGTGCAGTCTTTCCACTCGTTGATGTTCTCCTTGATCCACTTGAGTACAGCCGGTTCAGCATACAAATTGTCTACGGGGATGTCAAAGAAGCCCTACAAATTCAACAGCAATAAACAATCAGAACCAGTTGAAACTGTGGCTCAAAAGACCTATAGACTTTATCTTCACCTTCTGGTGTCCTTGATTATGCCTCGATTTCGTAGCCACAAGGAGTAGTGATCCATTAGTCATCACAGGCTTGAAACCATTTGCAATTGGACAGTGGTTAAGtgatttttaatataaatgcacactacatggccaaaagtatgtggacagtAACATTGGGCAATAAGGCCTGACTTGCAGTCGgcgttccaattcatcccaaaggtgttcaatggggttgaggtcaaggTTCTTTCACACCAAACTCTGCaaatcatttctttatggacctcacTTTCTGCACGGGGTAttgtcatgctaaaacaggaaagggccttccccaaactgctagcccaaaccatgaaaatcaGCCCTAGACCATTATTCTCCTTCATCAAACTTTATAGTTGGCACTATGTATTTTGGCAAGTAGCATTCTCCTGGCATTCGTAAAATCCAAATTTGTCCTTCAGATGTAGGCACTCCAAACTCCAATTGTGGTGTGCATTACAATACTCCAgctgacgcttggcattgcaAAGATGATCTCAGGCTTGTGCGTGGCTGttttgccatggaaacccatttcatgaagctcccgaAAAATAGTTAttgtgctgacgttgcttccagaggcagtctggaactcgaTAGTGAatgttgcaaccgaggacagacaATTTTTACGCACCAGGCGCTGCAGCACTCAGCGGTCCCATTCTGTGAGattgtgtggcctaccacttTCGCAGCTGAGCAGTTGCGGCTCTTAGAcctttccacttcacaataacagcacttacagctgaccggggcagctctagcagggcagaaatttgacaaactgatttgttgaaaaggtggcatcctatgacagtgccatgcTGAAAGTccctgagctcttcagtatgacgcATTCTACtaccaatgtttgtctatgcaGATTGTACGGCTGTATGCTTGAACGGATAGGCCTCTTAGCGAGGGGTTTGGCTGAAGTAGAAGGcgtgttcacatactttttgccatgtagtgtatatataacAATGGAATAACAATGTGactttgaatcttttttttttttttttccaaacagtaATATGAGATGCATGCATTTGTCCACCTGTATCTGTGATGCATGGAGATCCATGGTCATGATGTGGTCAGCTCCAGAAACAGACAGCATGTTGGCCACCAGCTTGGCGGAGATGGGCGCACGACTCTGCAGAGAAATGATAGGTGAGACAGGCAGCACCTTACCTGACAATGCATAAAAGTGGAGAGTCCATATTTCCATACAGAGACTCTATTTCACAAAAGAAGAAATGGTATTAATGCATCAAGGTTATGTTATATGTAGGCTATCCATGTAAAGTTTAAACACAATTGGAAGTCCTGTTTGCAAATGCGCTTTGCTGTGCTAtgtttgtgcagtttttttcaaagaatAACCATTTTCTCAATTTCATTGTATAGTATACACAAGTACTTTGTCTTCAATTACTACTATAGATTCAATTTTGTGGATTCCTAGTACTTCATCGATTTAGTACTAGAAAAGTTTTGCGAATTGTAAGCTTGTATTTGGACTCTTCAGTGCATCAGAAGTAGCATGAGCTTCTTGGATTCCTTTTCGGATTATTCAGATACAAGTTGTAGTGCCCTCTCTCCCCTAGTATAGCCCTAGAGGCATCCTCGCAGCAGTACAAGTTTGTCAAGGTAAGAGGGAAGCGGAGAGGAAAGAAGCTCATGATATTCACTCAACTGTGTTCTTTCAATTTATGTAACCCATTCGCCCCACTTGACAACACACTGGCTGAGGAACGGAAAGTTTATTGCCAATAGATCAAAATGAGAGTTTACAAACCAGTGAATGTAGTCTATCACCTTTCTGGTGCGACTGACATAGGGACAAATTTGAAATTGCAGGCTAAggctaaaaagtacattttctcaAACTGCTATTCACACCGAAACTAACAACATTGGATTGAGGCAACTGTAGGTCACAAAGAGTAATTCTGAGTCGGTGTGCTTGATGGCAAAGATGATGTCCCAGTCAGTGACATGCTCTGGTCTCTACCCTATTCAGTGTAGCAATGAAATCTACAGCAGATTATTGTCACTAAATGGCTGGTTATCTGAGTGGCGTGCATCAAACAACGTGGGTTATATAGATAATTGGCAAACTTTGGAAGCCTTGGACTTTTGAAAACAGATGATTTTAACCCATCCTGAGATGGCACCGCTCGTTTATCCCAGAATATAACTTATAGTCTTGATTCTTGAAAATGAGTCCTCAGAGCGAAGGCCAGGCTAGAGACATTTTGTCCAACACAGATGGCTAGCTTCTCAAAACCATTGACTATGCTTCAGCCTACCAAAACTGTCCAATTCCCAAATCATTCTAAATATTGTGGAGTTTGCCAGAAAAACTTTatcaatattaaaacaatacatACTGTTATTAATTCCAGATTAACTCTGAGGCAGCTCTTGTTCACGTATTATGTCTTATCGAAGCATGGCTGAAAACAGACCAAACCTTTAAATGAACTTTTCTTTTCAGTCAATAAAGTATTGGgagctgtaatccagtgtgcggatatccattttctttcaatcTATTTCAAATCTCCCATTTTTATCAGAGATAAATGTAGCTTTCTTTATAAACAGCTTTATTCTTTAGAAAAACGTGAATGAGAGGTTTCAGTCTGGGTTTAGGAAGCACCATAGCACTGACAGCCTTCATGCCTTAGTAATGAATGATTTGTTTCTCTCCCTGGGTTATGGGTCTATTTCCATACTTGTCCAACTGAAATTTagtgcagcttttgatacaACAGACCACTATATTTTCCTATGCATGCTGAAAAAACCAGTTGGTCTCAGTGGACAAGCTTTTTCGTGGCTTAAATCCTAACACATAGATTTCAGTTTCTGAGGCCAAATAAAGAAGAAAGGGTAAACTTTGGAGTACCACAAGGATCTCTTCTGGGTCCATTgctcttttctttgtttaatactacaaaaataagacaaaaggtaaaaaaaaaaatctgacttaTCCTTAAAATATAGATGGGTTCCCTGTCTCAGCCTATGGAGCTGTTAACCGTGGTGTGACTATCGATTCACATAATAATATCATAAGAGTGGCCTTCTATTACCCAAGGAACCTACCTAAATTGAGAAAGATGTCCCTGCAGGATGCTGAAAAAATGGTCCATGCCTTTGTAATCTCTAGGTTGGATAACTATAGGCTATGTTTATCTGCTTTCACTAATTTAGCCTTGAAAAGTCTCAAAATTGTATAGAATACAGCCACTAGGGTACAAGAACTAAGAATATCAGTGCGGGGCTTGTATCTCTTCATTGGCTGCCTGGTAAATTTAGAATTGGCTATAAGGCTAGAAATGGTTTGGCTCCAGAATATCTTCGAGAGTTACTTATCCTTAATTCTCCTCCAAGATTGCTTCTCTCACAATGTGCTGGTTATTTAAAACTTCCAAGTATGTCTAAAACTAAAATGGGAGGCAGAGCCTTCTCTTACAGAGCTCCCCTACACATGTTTGGGTTTCAGACACTCTCTCTGTGTTTAACTGTAGGCTCAAAACGGGCCTCTTTAGTCAGATGGAAATTAGCGATCtagctaaatctggcacatttacatcacataatagtgatgttgatcaatgtgtattgtccctgtcaaacaaacaaacaaacaaacaaacaaacaaacaaacaaacaaacaaacaaataaatagccaATCCTTTCGTTAAAGATGCCTGGGAAGGGTACATCAGGACCATAGAGCTGTTATGTGAGCTgagctgactgtgctgttgcCCTGCCACTGATTACAAACACTCAAGTTTGCTGTGCCTTGTCGGGGCGCTGTCTGTTCAGGATCATTCTCGTGGATGTGTATACCCCATTCTTCAGATATTTTAGATATGCTGCGATAGCATAACACACTGGGGCTTTTCTATATTGCACTCAGGCCTCTGGATATGCAATAGTTAATCTCATAATTATATAGTTTCTTACAATTAAACATATAGGCCTAAGCTACCTTGAAAGTCAACATCTTCTAAACAACCTTCCAATTTGGATTCCAACAGCAACGCTCTACTGTATATGCTTCCATTCTGCTCTTAATAACGGTCAAATGACTGGAGTAATATTCATAGACTTGAGGAAAGCATTCAGGACCATGTATCATACACTCCTGTTAAAACTACAATATTTTAACACATCACCTGCTTCTACCACTTTGATAATATAATAATTCCAAAACTGATCCAAGCCTGTAAGAATAGCCCCAACAAGGCTCTACAATGGGACTCCtgccttttattttatatattaatgaCCTCCTACATGCTTGCCCAAACTTGCGCTGCCCTGTGCTTGCTGATCACATGGTCACATACATCTCGGATAAGACCCCAAATCAAATCACTTCAAAACTCAAGTGATATGAACACCCTTCACTCCTGGCTCAAACATATCACATCACCTGACTTTAAACACCAAGAAAACTGAATGCATGTTCTGCTATTCTTCACGCAAGCACTTTTCTACACCTGATCCCATCACCATAGCTAACAAACCCTTGGCAGTTAACTCATGATTAAAAATACCTAGGCCTTACTCAACACTAACCTgactttcaaaatgtattatcaAGAAGCTAACAATACAACTCAGTCAAGAAATCTGTATCTTCCATTCAGCCTCATATACCTAGCTAAACTCAATTATTCTTTCTTCCAATTGACCACTTCCTACCAATCTGGTCTCTAACCACAAAAGATGGCAGTGGTGCAGGGTTGGCTCAGTGGTGGTGTAGGGTTTGGCACAGCAGTGGTGCAGGGTTGGCTCAGCAGTGGTGTAGGGTTTGGTACAGCAGTGGTGTAGGGTTTGGTACAGCAGTGGTGTAGGGTTTGGTACAGCAATGGTGTAGGGTTTAGTACAGCAGTGGTGTAGGGTTTAGTACAGCAGTGGTGCAGGGTTTGGTACAGCAGTGGTGCACGGTTGGCTAGTAGTGGTGTTTGGTTTGGTACAGCAGAGGTGCACGGTTGGTGTAGGGTTGGTTCAGCAGTGGTGCAGGGCTTGGCACAGCAGTGGTTCAGGGTTGGCTCAGCAGTAGTGTAGGGTTAGGCTTAAAAATAGCAGACAGGTTTCCCTCACCCCCACCTTGTCCTTCTTGTCTTGTCGGGCGTAGGGGAAGCAGGGGATGACAGCAGTGACGCGGGACGCCGAGGCAATCTTGCAAGCATTGATCATGATCAGCAGCTCCATGAGGTTGTCATTTATCTCCCCACAGCCACTTTGGACGATGTACACATCCTCccccctcacactctctcctatctccacactgcagaaaaacaaaaacatacagcagAGTAACACATCTCCACACTGCATAAACCCAGCAACGTACAGCAGAGTAACGCATCTCTACAcgacacaaaaacaggaaccTACAGCAGAGTAACACATCTCCccactacacaaacacaggaacacagtaGATAGAGCTGAAGAGCTTCTCATATATCATGAAAAGCAAAACTATTTGCcctacaaacaaaaaaacaaaaaaacaattaagccAACTTTTTGCTAGAGAGTTTTGTGGTTTCAGCAAGACTACTCTTTGTATAAGCTACTTcaaattttgtatttcaaaaagTATAATTACAGCCAACTTAATTTCTGCAGTTCCATAGTCATTATGTCAACGTTTTGGGtttcaaaagtgttttttttacatcaaactAACCTAATTTTGTAATCTCCACAATCATTACTTGAAGTGGGATCTACTTTGATTTTGCATTGTCAACTTAAACCATAGAACCTTTGTGATTACAGATTCATTTTTAGTGCAAAATCATTTTGGTGCGATTCAACTCGTGGAAGGTGTTGACATAACTGGGTTATGAAAgtccaacattttatttttctgagtgCGATTGTGATTGTGGTCCTGATGGTCTGAAAACAAACTGTGGCCTCCTCCAAGTGCAGTGTGTGGATCTGCATGCACAAAGTGCCCAGAATGAACAGCGTGGGGTGATATTggaagaaagcaaacaaaaacaagatacACAAGTTTGTCGGATGGATGTGCCTAAAGTCCAGTATTTATAATCCAGCAACAGAGTGTCGCTGCGACCGACAACATGAAATGGATGTCGCTGGTCGCAGTGACATTTGGTTTACACTCCTAGCGACTGTTGCCCTGTGGTTGCTCGGACGGTTGCTGAGGATGTTGCTGGGACATAAAATACACTGAACTTTGTAGTTTAGCAACGAACAGTAGGTACAGCCACAGCTGCCTTAAACCCATTCTCAATCTTATACAGGAAAGATTAACTCTTACTATACTCCCTCCAATACAACTCCatatgggtaaaaaaaaaacaaaacaaaaaaactccaaaGCCTAAAACACATTGTTAGAATTTGCATATTGGCGATGTAAGATACAACCCAGGTCCCTGCACACAGTCTGTTcagcatttcagtttttccacagTTAAACTCCAGTTCTGTGGACGTTAGGCACAACTGAGATTAATAGGAGAGTGTCTTCAACTCACTATTTCACCAGATATAAGTATCAGATATTCATTTCAGCCCATTAAGGACATGTCAGGGGCTTTTCTATAAAAAATCCCCACTAATCAACTGTCAGCAATACTTCTACTGAGATAAATCAGCCATTTATCAAGAGGACATACCGAATTCTGCCATGCTAGCAGCCTCAATACTCCAAAATCCAACTTTGCAGGGGATTGGGGGTGTGGCCATGATAGCTGGCTGTGTACGCTGTACCCCTTATCAAGAAGGGGGTTGGCAAAATTACTTTTGGGGAACGTAGGAAAATGACACACTGGAACCGGTCCAAAAGAAGCCTGACAGGACAGGaactgaaaaatggaaaatatcagGCAATAAACCATGGAATGGATTTCTGATCGCTGCAATACGTTTACAAAGATGCAAATGTTTTAGCCTGGAGTTTTCCTTTAACTAATACATTATTATGTCAACCACAAAAAACAGGCCAAATTGTTTACAGAAAagtttgtaaaaatatatacattttttatttagttaccacacacagaaagaaaactcATCTTGACAACATCAAATTGACAACATTCAAGACCCTAATTATGGacacaaataacattacagtaaGTGGCTTTTGGATGAGCTTCACCACTTCAGTCTCTAGTCACCCAGGCttttaatgcattaattatCTCAACCAGTACGGGCCTGTATTTCTAGGAACCCAGCCATACTTTCAAGGCAGATAAACTTCATTAGAGTTGTAACGGTTTACAGTTTCATACAGAACTGTGACACAGATGAATGATCTCACAGATCACATACCCAGTATGGTGGTgtacagaaaatgaatgcaacTAGATTCATACTGTCATGCTATTGGATAGTTAAACAGCTTGTTCGTGCAATCTGCCCTTTCAATTACCTTTGAAACCCAGAGGATAAggaattcaaatatatatatatatatatatatatatatatatatatatattatatctcAATAAATGTTCTGGCCATATATGGCTTATTGCCTATCTCAAAGTTGAGGTGGCAGCACTGCAGATGCAGAACCAGTAGCTAAAAGTGACAAAACACTGACTTGATACTGGTAAATTCAATCTAATACCAGCAATACTAGTACAAGCCCAGTATTATTATGTACTCCTAGTTTCCAAAATCTCAATGCATGAGCTTGACACATTGTGGATTGGGGGGTGTTGGAGGGGAAGTGTGTGACACCATAATACAGATGGACTCAAACTGAACCAACACAAAACAATGTGGAAGAAGGATCAACTAATCCTTATATTAATACTTGGCATAATAACTGTGTTATTTAATGGGAGTTCCGAATGGGATCTCTTCCAAGTGTGCTGCTGTTCAGTCTGTATGTTAATGACCATCCACCAGAGTGATAGCATGttgacaaaaaaatatgcaaatgacacTGTTGTGTACATGGTAAATCCATAGATAAGGTTGCAACGAAGCTGACTGACATtatggagagaaacagagtgacATGAACATTCTTGTGTTTTGCCTTGTTAATCTTAAACTAGGCTACCTTACATTACACAatacaaaagacaaaacaagGGAGGTTATGAGATGGGTACTGCTCTCACCCATTCTGCAAATTTCCTAGCTAGCAAGGCATCACAGCTTGCTGAAATGACTAGCTAGCCATttaagttaaaatgttttttagcaCGATAATACGATAATGAGAATGTATGAAAGAACCAAAAACATACTAGCATTTAAAATAGGTAGTTAGCAGTTGTTATCAGCTCTTACTTTTGATTAATTGGAATTTAGACATAATAGATGTATTCTTCTGCCAATCTGGTAAGACATTAAGACACTACACTCTGCAATGCATTGAGGTGCACCACAGTCTGTAAATTATTTGCTGTATCATGGGACACACTAAAGAAATGACATCAATGCCATTGCATAGGGATGAGATGCAGCTCAATTCTTCACCCAGGTGTTATTTGCAAACCACCATGTCATCACAGGAAAAGCACATTGCAGTACATTGTCCATATCATGCCTCCCTACTTTGAATGATGGCCACAGAAGTGCATTAAATAACATATGAAAATCTCAGAAACGCCATCAGGTCAAAAAGAAAGTAACAAAGTTTCACAACAGTACAGCCGAAAACACAGCCTATGAGGCTGTTCAGTCCTTCAaacccatatatatatacatatatatatatatagacacacacacacacacacacacacacacacaagcatccCATTTCCGTTACTTGCAGCCAATAAAGGTGATGGCTTTCTGGCTACCACTACAAGcattactgtaaaaaataattttgatgaaGATATTTTAGAATCCAACTATGAGCTTGCCAGAAATACTTCATAAAAAGTGTTTTGCTTAGGCAGGCATATGAGCCTACACTACACTCGCCCATTTGCCAAATTGGAAGGATGGCTAATTTCTTAAGGTAAGAATGTTAGGTAAGATTGGCAATAACACAAAGAAACGTATCCATTTAGCAGAAACAGCAAACCTGCAAGCAACCAATGAAATTGCGTGGGGCAATGCCTGAAAACGTGCGGTGTTATTTCACACGGTCGAATTCACTGAACTTTGACATTTCCCCCAACCTATATTATATTTCACATGGCTTGCACGCATGGATTAATATAGCTAGATGGCAAGAACTCATTTGATAGTAGTTTGTGAATAACGTCAGCGGTAGGAATACGCATGCTTGcagttagctaatgttaaatgGATGTACGACGTGCAAAATCCAAAGTCGATAATAAACCGTGATGGGTGAAACACAAGATACTAGTCTGTAAGCCATTAAAAACTGTGCTCTACTAAGTTACTTTGAAACACtgagtttcagtttcagttgcGTATGCTAACCCATAGACTAGAGCCAGCGGGCTGGTCAACTAAAGCTGCTTTGCTGGCGCTAGATAGGCTACTCCTGTAGCCCACTAAATTGCGTACTTATTGCGGCGTTATTGCGAGCACGTTAACGTTGTTTAAATAATACCGTTTCACAAGAATCGGACTACAGCCAAAAGCTCATAAATACTACAGGAACTTAGCTACGTACGTAACTTGGTTAGAAATTCAACGCACCAAAAACCCAATTTCTTTTAAGTTTACTACACTGAACTGCGTTGCCCCGGCAGCCTGGAG is from Anguilla anguilla isolate fAngAng1 chromosome 9, fAngAng1.pri, whole genome shotgun sequence and encodes:
- the prps1a gene encoding ribose-phosphate pyrophosphokinase 1a isoform X2; its protein translation is MPNIKIFSGSSHPDLSQKIADRLGLELGKVVTKKFSNQETCVEIGESVRGEDVYIVQSGCGEINDNLMELLIMINACKIASASRVTAVIPCFPYARQDKKDKSRAPISAKLVANMLSVSGADHIMTMDLHASQIQGFFDIPVDNLYAEPAVLKWIKENINEWKDCTIVSPDAGGAKRVTSIADRLNVDFALIHKERKKANEVDRMVLVGDVKDRVAILVDDMADTCGTICHAADKLVSAGATKVYAILTHGIFSGPAISRINNASFEAVVVTNTIPQEDKMKQCSKIQVIDISMMLAEAIRRTHNGESVSYLFSHVPL
- the prps1a gene encoding ribose-phosphate pyrophosphokinase 1a isoform X1 encodes the protein MPNIKIFSGSSHPDLSQKIADRLGLELGKVVTKKFSNQETCVEIGESVRGEDVYIVQSGCGEINDNLMELLIMINACKIASASRVTAVIPCFPYARQDKKDKVGSRAPISAKLVANMLSVSGADHIMTMDLHASQIQGFFDIPVDNLYAEPAVLKWIKENINEWKDCTIVSPDAGGAKRVTSIADRLNVDFALIHKERKKANEVDRMVLVGDVKDRVAILVDDMADTCGTICHAADKLVSAGATKVYAILTHGIFSGPAISRINNASFEAVVVTNTIPQEDKMKQCSKIQVIDISMMLAEAIRRTHNGESVSYLFSHVPL
- the prps1a gene encoding ribose-phosphate pyrophosphokinase 1a isoform X3 codes for the protein MELLIMINACKIASASRVTAVIPCFPYARQDKKDKVGSRAPISAKLVANMLSVSGADHIMTMDLHASQIQGFFDIPVDNLYAEPAVLKWIKENINEWKDCTIVSPDAGGAKRVTSIADRLNVDFALIHKERKKANEVDRMVLVGDVKDRVAILVDDMADTCGTICHAADKLVSAGATKVYAILTHGIFSGPAISRINNASFEAVVVTNTIPQEDKMKQCSKIQVIDISMMLAEAIRRTHNGESVSYLFSHVPL